The following proteins come from a genomic window of Phacochoerus africanus isolate WHEZ1 chromosome 9, ROS_Pafr_v1, whole genome shotgun sequence:
- the LOC125135815 gene encoding B2 bradykinin receptor isoform X1 has translation MFSAWKEPMFLSVHKDTVPTAASFGVDMLNLTSQVPEPALNGTLPQSSSCFHSDWWNWLNTIQAPFLWVLFLLAALENIFVLSVFCLHKNSCTVAEIYLGNLAMADLILALGLPFWAITIANHFDWLFGEVLCRVVNTMIYMNLYSSICFLMLVSIDRYLALVKTMSMGRMRGVRWAKLYSLVIWGCTLLLSSPMLAFRTMHEYAAEGHNVTACIIKYPSRSWMVFTNILLNSVGFLLPLSIITYCTVQILQVLRNNEMQKFKEIQTERKATVLVLAVLLLFVVCWLPFQISTFLDTLLRLDVLSGCWDEHVVDVLTQIASYVAYSNSCLNPLVYVIVGKHFRKKSREVYGRLCGKVGCGSEPSQTENSLGTLRTSISVERQIHKLS, from the exons ATGTTCTCTGCCTGGAAGGAACCAATGTTCCTGTCTGTTCATAAGGACACCGTGCCCACCGCTGCCTCTTTTGG CGTCGACATGCTCAACCTCACCTCGCAAGTCCCGGAGCCCGCTCTCAACGGGACCCTgccccagagcagcagctgcttccACTCGGACTGGTGGAACTGGCTCAACACCATCCAGGCCCCCTTCCTCTGGGTCCTCTTCCTCCTGGCAGCCCTCGAGAACATCTTTGTCCTCAGCGTCTTCTGCCTGCACAAGAACAGCTGCACGGTGGCGGAGATCTACCTGGGCAACCTGGCCATGGCCGACCTGATCTTGGCCTTGGGACTGCCCTTCTGGGCCATCACCATCGCCAACCACTTCGACTGGCTCTTTGGGGAGGTCCTGTGCCGCGTCGTGAACACCATGATCTACATGAACCTCTACAGCAGCATCTGCTTCCTCATGCTGGTCAGCATCGACCGCTACCTGGCCCTGGTGAAGACCATGTCCATGGGCCGGATGCGCGGGGTGCGCTGGGCCAAGCTCTACAGCCTGGTGATCTGGGGCTGCACGCTGCTCCTGAGCTCGCCCATGCTGGCCTTCCGGACCATGCACGAGTACGCGGCCGAGGGCCACAACGTCACCGCCTGCATCATCAAGTACCCCTCGCGCAGCTGGATGGTGTTCACCAACATCCTCCTCAACTCCGTGGGCTTCCTGCTGCCCCTGAGCATCATCACCTACTGCACCGTGCAGATCCTGCAGGTGCTGCGCAACAACGAGATGCAGAAGTTCAAGGAGATCCAGACGGAGAGGAAGGCCACGGTGCTGGTCCTGGCCGTGCTGCTGCTGTTCGTCGTCTGCTGGCTGCCCTTCCAGATCAGCACCTTCCTGGACACGCTGCTGCGCCTCGACGTCCTCTCGGGCTGCTGGGACGAGCACGTGGTCGACGTCCTCACGCAGATCGCCTCCTACGTGGCCTACAGCAACAGCTGCCTCAACCCGCTGGTGTACGTGATCGTGGGCAAGCACTTCCGCAAGAAGTCGCGGGAGGTGTACGGGCGGCTGTGCGGGAAAGTGGGCTGCGGGTCCGAGCCCAGCCAGACGGAGAATTCCCTGGGCACGCTGCGGACCTCCATCTCCGTGGAGCGCCAGATCCACAAACTCTCCTAG